A single Callithrix jacchus isolate 240 chromosome 4, calJac240_pri, whole genome shotgun sequence DNA region contains:
- the MDC1 gene encoding mediator of DNA damage checkpoint protein 1 isoform X4, with protein sequence MPGCSVALPFPSISKQHAEIEISAWDKAPILRDCGSLNGTQILRPPKVLSPGVSHRLRDQELILFADLPCQYHRLDVPLPFVSRGPLTVEETPRVQGGTQPQRLLLAEDSEEEVDSLSERCVIKKSRTTSSSVGMIVPESDEEGNSPVLGGPGLPFAFTLNSDTVAEDQQPATEEASSAARRGAAIEPEQSEAEVTTEIQLEKNQPSVKERDNDTKVKRGAGNGVVLAGMMLERSQPPAEDSDTDVDDDSRPPGRPAEVHLERVQPLGFIDSDTDIEEEGIPATPAVVPMKKRKIFHGVGIRGPGAPGLAHLQESQAGSDTDMEEGKAPQAVPLKKSQASMVINSDTDDEEEVSAALTLARLKESQPALWNRDAEEDMAQPVVLLQRSQTTTGRDSDTDEEEKLPVENKEAVPKGHTKIRALFRAHSEKNQHSFRDSDKSVEADKSSPGIHLERSQASTTVDINTQVKESAMVPMQGTNQTDVEAGGGREKLLVVSLEEAWPPPHGLCETDAEEGTSLAASAVADVRKSQLPAEGDAGAEWATAVLKQERALKVGAQGQSPVAQMEQDLPISRENLTDLVVDTDALGESTQRQGEGAQVPTGREREPHVGGTKDSKDNCDDSEDLDLQATQCFLERKNQSLEAVQSMEDEPTQTFMLTPPQEPGPSHCSFQTPGSLDEPWEVLATQPFCLRESKDSETQPFDTYLEACGSCLSPPRAIPGDQHPESPVHTEPMGIQGREMQTMDKDMGIPKETTERMAPERVPLERETEKLMPERQTDVTGEEELTRGMQDREQKQLLARDSQRQESGKKGESASPKRNRESSKVEIQTSEEIQEKEVEKQTLPSKTFERDVERPVADRECEPAELEGKVPKVILERGTQRGEPEGGSRDQKGQASSPTPEPGVGARDFPEPASAPIPSGSQSGERGSPVSPRRHQKGLNCKMPPAKKASRIRAAKKASRGDQESPDACLHPTVPETSAPPLKPLNSQSQKRLAPQPLLSPFPPSIEPTIPKTRQNGNREAPGTPLSSELEPFHPKPKIITQKSSRMTPFPATSAALEPQPSTSTTHPDTPKPTSQATRGKTNRSSVKTPETFVPTAPELQPSTSTDQPVTPEPTFQATRGRKNRFSVKTPETVVPTAPEPHPSTSRDQPVTPKPTSQATRGKTNRSSIKTPETFVPTAPELQPSTSTNQLVTHEFTSWATRGRTNRSSVKTPESTVPVAPELPPSTSTDQPVTPEPTSRTTRGRTNKSSVKTPESVVSTAPELQPCTSTDQLVTPEPTSQTTRGRTNKSAVKSPESVVSTAPELQPCTSTDQLVTPEPTSRATRGRKNRSSVKNPERVISTAPELQASTSTDQPVTPEPTSQATRRRKNRSSVKTPETVVPIASELQASAFTDQPVTPEPTSQATRGRKNRPSVKTPETVVPIASELQASASTDQPVTPEPTFQATRGRKNRSSVKTPETVVPIASELQASASTDQPVTPEPTSQATRGRKNRPSVKTPETVVPIASELQASASTDQPVTPEPTSRTTRGRTNRSSVKTPESVVPTAPELQVSASTVQPVTPEPTSQTTRGRTNRSSVKTPESVVPIAPELQPSTSRNQLVTPEPTSRATRGRTDGSSVRTPEPVVPTAPEPLPTTSIDQPVTPKPTSRATRGRVNRSSVKTPKPVEPAASNLEPLIPTDLPVTPEAIAQGSQSKTLRSSIVSAVSVPTTLEFQSPVTTDQPISPEPIPQASCSKRQRVIGNPGSLKTPIDHKPCSAPLETKSQASRNQRWGAVREAESLTAIPEPASFQLLETPTHASQIQKVEAVGRSRFTSEPQPKVSQSRKRAFATTDSPPLQKQPRREVSQKTVFLKEELEDTTEKPGKEEDVMTPKPGKKKRDQAEEEPNSIQSRSLRRTKFTRESTAPKVLFTGVVDAQGERAVLALGGSLADSAAEASHLVTDRIRRTVKFLCALGRGIPILSLDWLHQSRKAGCFLPPDEYVVTDPEQEKNFGFSLQDALSRARERRLLEGYEIHVTPGVQPPPPQMGEIISCCGGTVLPSMPRSYKPQRVVITCSQDFPRCSVPRRVGLPLLSPEFLLTGVLKQEAKPEAFVLSPLEMSST encoded by the exons ATGCCTGGCTGCTCTGTGGCCCTGCCCTTTCCATCTATCTCCAAACAACATGCAGAGATTGAAATCTCAGCCTGGGACAAGGCACCTATCCTCCGAGACTGTGGGAGCCTTAATGGTACTCAAATCCTGAGGCCTCCTAAGGTTTTGAGCCCTGGGGTGAGTCACCGTCTGAGGGACCAGGAATTGATTCTCTTTGCTGACTTGCCCTGCCAGTACCATCGCCTGGATGTCCCCCTGCCCTTTGTCTCCCGGGGCCCTCTGACTGTAGAAGAGACACCCAGGGTACAGGGAGGAACTCAACCCCAGAGGCTTCTGTTGGCTGAGGACTCAGAGGAGGAAGTAG ATTCTCTTTCTGAAAGGTGTGTGATAAAAAAATCAAGGACAACATCTTCCTCCGTGGGAATGATAGTTCCAGAGAG TGATGAAGAGGGGAATTCCCCTGTCCTGGGTGGCCCTGGGCTGCCTTTTGCCTTCACTTTGAACAGTGACACAGTTGCAGAAGATCAGCAACCAGCCACAGAGGAGGCCTCCTCAGCTGCCAGAAGAGGTGCTGCTATAGAGCCAGAGCAGTCTGAAGCTGAAGTCACAACTGAAATCCAGCTTGAAAAGAATCAGCCTTCAGTGAAGGAGAGGGACAATGACACAAAAGTCAAGAGGGGTGCAGGGAATGGGGTTGTTTTAGCTGGGATGATGCTGGAGAGGAGCCAACCTCCTGCAGAGGACAGTGACACAGATGTGGATGATGACAGCAGGCCTCCTGGAAGGCCAGCTGAGGTCCATTTAGAAAGGGTTCAGCCTCTTGGCTTCATCGACAGTGACACTGATATAGAAGAAGAGGGGATCCCAGCAACCCCAGCTGTAGTTCCtatgaagaagaggaagatctTCCATGGAGTTGGTATAAGGGGTCCTGGAGCACCAGGGCTGGCCCATCTGCAGGAGAGTCAGGCTGGTAGTGATACAGATATGGAGGAGGGCAAAGCCCCACAGGCTGTCCCTCTGAAAAAAAGCCAAGCTTCCATGGTGATCAATAGCGATACAGATGATGAGGAAGAAGTCTCAGCAGCGCTGACTTTAGCACGTCTGAAAGAGAGTCAACCTGCTCTATGGAACAGAGATGCAGAAGAGGACATGGCCCAACCTGTGGTCCTTCTGCAGCGAAGCCAAACCACCACTGGGAGAGACAGTGACACAGATGAGGAGGAAAAGCTCCCAGTGGAAAATAAAGAAGCTGTCCCCAAGGGTCACACAAAGATTAGAGCCCTTTTTAGAGCGCATTCAGAAAAAAACCAACATTCTTTTAGGGACAGTGATAAGAGTGTGGAAGCAGATAAGAGTTCACCTGGGATCCACCTGGAGAGAAGCCAAGCCTCCACCACAGTGGACATCAACACACAAGTGAAGGAGTCAGCCATGGTGCCTATGCAGGGGACAAATCAAACAGATGTGGAAGCAGGTGGGGGACGAGAAAAGCTGCTTGTGGTATCTCTAGAAGAAGCCTGGCCTCCTCCACATGGGCTCTGTGAAACAGATGCAGAGGAGGGCACCTCCTTGGCAGCCTCAGCAGTTGCAGATGTAAGAAAGAGCCAGCTTCCAGCAGAAGGGGATGCTGGGGCAGAGTGGGCAACAGCTGTTCTTAAGCAGGAGAGAGCTCTTAAGGTGGGGGCCCAAGGTCAATCACCTGTGGCACAAATGGAGCAGGACCTCCCTATCTCAAGAGAGAACCTCACAGATCTGGTGGTGGATACAGATGCTTTAGGGGAATCCACCCAGCGACAGGGAGAGGGAGCCCAGGTCCCcacaggaagggagagagaaccACATGTGGGTGGAACCAAGGACTCTAAAGACAACTGTGATG ATTCTGAAGATCTGGACCTACAAGCTACCCAATGCTTTCTGGAGAGAAAGAATCAGAGCTTAGAAG CAGTCCAGAGTATGGAGGATGAACCTACCCAGACCTTCATGTTGACTCCACCCCAAGAACCTGGCCCTTCCCATTGCAGCTTCCAGACACCAG GTAGCCTAGATGAACCATGGGAGGTCCTGGCTACACAGCCATTCTGTCTGAGAGAGTCCAAGGACTCTGAGACCCAGCCTTTTGACACCTACCTTGAGGCCTGTGGATCTTGCCTGTCTCCACCTAGGGCAATACCAGGAGACCAACATCCAGAGAGCCCAGTCCACACAGAGCCAATGGGGATTCAAGGCAGAGAGATGCAGACTATGGATAAAGATATGGGTATAccaaaagaaacaacagagagGATGGCCCCTGAGAGAGTGCCATTGGAGAGGGAAACTGAGAAACTGATgccagaaagacagacagatgtAACAGGAGAGGAAGAATTAACCAGGGGCATGCAGGACAGAGAACAAAAACAGTTGTTAGCTAGAGACAGTCAGAGACAAGAATCTGGCAAAAAGGGGGAAAGTGCAAGTCCTAAAAGAAATAGGGAGAGTTCAAAGGTAGAAATTCAGACATCTGAGGAAATACAGGAGAAAGAAGTAGAGAAGCAGACCCTTCCAAGCAAAACATTTGAGAGAGACGTAGAGAGACCAGTAGCAGACAGAGAGTGTGAGCCAGCTGAGTTAGAAGGGAAGGTGCCCAAAGTGATCCTGGAGAGAGGCACACAGAGGGGGGAGCCAGAGGGAGGGAGCCGGGACCAGAAAGGGCAGGCCTCCAGCCCAACACcagagcctggggtgggggcgAGGGACTTTCCAgaacctgcctcagcccccataCCTTCTGGGAGCCAGTCAGGTGAAAGGGGATCCCCAGTGAGCCCCAGGAGGCATCAGAAAG GCCTGAATTGCAAGATGCCACCTGCTAAGAAGGCTTCCAGGATCAGAGCTGCTAAGAAAGCTTCCAGG GGTGATCAGGAATCTCCAGATGCTTGTCTGCATCCTACAGTGCCTGAAACGTCAGCCCCACCCCTAAAGCCCCTTAACTCTCAGAGCCAGAAACGTCTTGCACCTCAgccccttctttctccctttccaccTTCTATCGAGCCAACCATTCCTAAGACCAGGCAAAATGGGAATCGGGAAGCTCCAGGGACTCCCTTGTCCTCAGAGCTGGAGCCTTTTCATCCAAAGCCTAAGATCATAACTCAGAAGTCCTCCAGGATGACACCCTTTCCAGCTACCTCAGCTGCCCTTGAGCCCCAGCCTTCCACCTCCACAACCCATCCAGACACTCCCAAGCCCACATCTCAGGCCACTAGGGGCAAGACAAATAGGTCCTCTGTCAAGACCCCTGAAACATTTGTCCCCACAGCCCCTGAGCTCCAGCCTTCCACTTCCACAGACCAGCCTGTCACACCTGAGCCCACATTTCAGGCTACTAGGGGAAGAAAAAATAGATTCTCTGTCAAGACCCCTGAAACAGTTGTCCCCACAGCCCCTGAGCCCCACCCTTCCACCTCCAGAGACCAGCCTGTCACTCCCAAGCCCACATCTCAGGCCACTAGGGGCAAGACAAATAGGTCCTCTATCAAGACCCCTGAAACATTTGTACCTACAGCCCCTGAGCTCCAGCCTTCCACCTCCACAAACCAACTTGTCACCCATGAGTTTACGTCTTGGGCTACTAGGGGCAGGACAAATAGGTCCTCTGTCAAGACCCCTGAATCAACTGTCCCTGTAGCCCCTGAGCTCCCACCTTCCACCTCCACAGACCAGCCTGTCACCCCTGAGCCCACATCTCGGACCACTAGGGGCAGGACAAATAAGTCCTCTGTCAAGACTCCTGAATCAGTTGTATCCACAGCCCCTGAGCTCCAACCTTGCACCTCCACAGACCAGCTTGTCACCCCTGAGCCCACATCTCAGACCACTAGGGGCAGGACAAATAAGTCCGCTGTCAAGTCCCCTGAATCAGTTGTATCCACAGCCCCTGAGCTCCAACCTTGCACCTCCACAGACCAGCTTGTCACCCCTGAGCCCACATCTCGGGCTactagaggaagaaaaaatagatcCTCTGTCAAGAACCCTGAACGAGTTATCTCCACAGCCCCTGAGCTCCAGGCCTCCACCTCCACAGACCAGCCTGTCACCCCTGAGCCTACATCTCAGGCTACTAGGCGAAGAAAAAATAGGTCCTCTGTCAAGACCCCTGAAACAGTAGTCCCCATAGCCTCTGAGCTCCAGGCTTCTGCCTTCACAGACCAGCCTGTCACCCCTGAGCCCACATCTCAGGCTACTAGGGGAAGAAAAAATAGGCCCTCTGTCAAGACCCCTGAAACAGTTGTCCCCATAGCCTCTGAGCTCCAGGCTTCTGCCTCCACAGACCAGCCTGTCACCCCTGAGCCCACATTTCAGGCTACTAGGGGAAGAAAAAATAGGTCCTCTGTCAAGACCCCTGAAACAGTTGTCCCCATAGCCTCTGAGCTCCAGGCTTCTGCCTCCACAGACCAGCCTGTCACCCCTGAGCCCACATCTCAGGCTACTAGGGGAAGAAAAAATAGGCCCTCTGTCAAGACCCCTGAAACAGTTGTCCCCATAGCCTCTGAGCTCCAGGCTTCTGCCTCCACAGACCAGCCTGTCACCCCTGAGCCCACATCTCGGACCACTAGGGGCAGGACAAACAGGTCCTCTGTCAAGACCCCTGAATCAGTCGTACCCACAGCCCCTGAGCTCCAGGTTTCTGCCTCCACAGTTCAACCTGTAACCCCTGAGCCTACATCTCAGACCACTAGGGGCAGGACAAATAGGTCCTCTGTCAAGACCCCTGAATCAGTTGTCCCTATAGCCCCTGAGCTCCAGCCTTCGACCTCCAGAAACCAGCTTGTCACCCCTGAGCCCACATCTAGGGCCACTAGGGGCAGGACAGATGGGTCTTCTGTCAGGACCCCTGAACCAGTTGTCCCCACAGCCCCTGAGCCCCTTCCTACAACCTCCATAGACCAGCCTGTCACACCTAAGCCCACATCTAGAGCCACTAGAGGAAGAGTAAATAGGTCCTCTGTCAAGACTCCCAAACCAGTTGAACCAGCAGCCTCTAATCTTGAGCCTCTTATCCCCACAGACCTGCCTGTCACCCCTGAGGCCATAGCTCAGGGTAGTCAGAGCAAAACACTGAGGTCTTCTATAGTAAGTGCTGTGTCCGTTCCTACCACCCTTGAATTCCAGTCCCCTGTTACCACAGATCAGCCTATTTCCCCTGAGCCTATTCCTCAAGCTAGTTGCAGCAAGAGGCAGAGAGTCATTGGGAATCCTGGCTCCCTCAAAACTCCCATTGACCATAAGCCTTGCTCTGCACCCCTGGAAACTAAATCCCAGGCCTCAAGGAACCAAAGATGGGGAGCAGTTAGAGAAGCTGAATCCCTTACAGCCATTCCTGAGCCTGCCTCTTTCCAGCTTCTTGAGACACCAACTCATGCCTCCCAGatccaaaaggtggaagcagTAGGTAGATCTAGGTTTACCTCAGAGCCCCAGCCTAAGGTCTCTCAAAGCCGCAAGAGGGCTTTTGCTACCACGGATTCACCACCACTTCAAAAACAGCCCCGAAGAGAAGTCTCCCAGAAGACAGTGTTTCTCAAGGAAGAGTTAGAAGATACTACAGAGAAGCCAGGGAAAGAAGAG GATGTCATGACTCcaaaaccaggcaagaaaaagagagaccagGCAGAGGAGGAGCCCAATAGCATACAGAGCCGCAGCCTCCGACGGACCAAATTTACCCGGGAATCAACAGCCCCCAAA GTGCTCTTCACAGGAGTGGTGGATGCCCAGGGAGAGCGGGCCGTGCTGGCACTGGGGGGAAGTCTGGCTGATTCAGCGGCAGAGGCTTCCCACCTGGTCACTGATCGAATCCGCCGGACAGTCAAGTTCCTGTGTGCCCTGGGGCGGGGAATCCCCATTCTCTCCCTGGACTGGCTGCATCAG TCCCGCAAGGCTGGTTGCTTCTTACCCCCGGATGAATATGTGGTGACTGATCCTGAGCAAGAGAAGAACTTTGGCTTTAGCCTTCAAGATGCTCTGAGCCGGGCTCGGGAGCGAAGGCTGCTGGAG GGCTATGAGATCCATGTGACCCCTGGAGTCCAGCCACCACCACCTCAGATGGGAGAGATCATCAGCTGCTGTGGAGGCACTGTCCTACCCAGCATGCCTCGGTCCTATAAG